A section of the Virgibacillus sp. NKC19-3 genome encodes:
- a CDS encoding LysM peptidoglycan-binding domain-containing protein: MNNSDIIIAVTFAQIFIFTVKSGDNLGNIAQQFGMTLSEIMSLNNIRNPDKIQIGQKLKVYDETDNFYLVAHWSISLPSYPLFH; encoded by the coding sequence ATGAATAATTCAGATATTATAATAGCAGTGACATTTGCTCAAATTTTTATTTTTACTGTGAAATCAGGGGATAACTTAGGCAATATTGCCCAACAATTCGGAATGACATTATCAGAAATTATGTCTCTAAATAACATCAGAAATCCTGATAAGATTCAAATTGGACAGAAATTGAAAGTCTACGATGAAACAGATAATTTTTACTTAGTTGCTCATTGGTCAATTTCTCTTCCTAGTTATCCATTATTTCATTGA
- a CDS encoding non-ribosomal peptide synthetase/type I polyketide synthase, producing MTNINKEKTFLREDNIDNIVGLTPLQEGLLYHYITDESQSLYCQYFTVKFKGDFDEDNLISALYSIQVKNEVLRSIFKWDKLNEPVQIIFKSKPLLINIHNIVNENDECKERKIKEIKDKIYNETIDIKENPLFFNVIQISRNEFELILSYHHILLDGWSLGIILREFIDTYNSDNCSFKAKSSYVDFIKWSKKRDGIASRDFWKNYLYNFDQVTDIMPCNNDKIQSSSKDFKKVSFSLDVDQSNSIYTLIKKLNVTLSSFFYAIYSLILKKYNDTEDVVFGTTVSGRSVPVKDIEKVVGMLINTIPLRDKTKDFETISKLIRNFNDNIINVNEYENTSLSEIKSLSSIDNKKSLFESLVVVENYPLEDIITYKEDENLLEIQDVDIKETNNYSFTLYVVPRKSTIELIIQYDTVVYSEETINRFLDHFLNSIIKVFENPNTKIGQLDIVTEREKNQLIRRFNDTVYEDKILHSSIKEIFEEKVDKIPNSTAIIFNDEKYTYNDIEIEANKVANFLLDINIKNNDVVGLYLNKSPKLIIGLLGILKSGAAFLPLDPKLPSRRLKYMCINGEVNVILHDEEQPLFHNNMKSYILGDLNKISITDNIKRNEVKIDSDDLSYVMYTSGTTGTPKGVMVTNQALINRLNWFHRQYTIKSDDVILNKTTFTFDVSLWELLLWFMGEATVCILNDGKEKSPQEIVNEIQKYGVTVIHFVPAMLNSFFEYIDHSKETKKLRTLKRICASGEELKKHHKKRFKELIGDKYNTELINLYGPTEATIDVTHFNCSNAENDSVYIGRPIDNTQIYILDRNQQIQPVNIYGEIYISGLPLSKGYINNTKLTIDSFLDHPFIKNSKIYRSGDRGRILPDGNIEYKGRIDNQLKVRGFRIEMSEIEQALFENEKIKEAVVLNKTDLENNKYIAAYLVFDQDISLQELKNTLESKLPDYMIPSEFYQVLEIPLKSNGKIDEENLKSNSKEKMKLEKCSSTRFEYETIEGKVKLVWCELLQTSDINLYDNFFDVGGNSLLLTKYQLKIEKHLKLKLSILDLLKYPTISSIAEFIKNELGNKSLKESESPHLTEYKYEATNDIAIIGIGARLPDNLDLEEFWKSLIKGKESVTFFDNTNIKEKENYVKAHAKLKDIDLFDANFFGLNPREAELLDPQQRLLLECSFEALEDAGYRTLINNNIGIFGGVSYNTYFINNILKSNRNFDKYSVYLSNGNDFSSTRAAYLLNLNGPSVNIQTACSTSLVSLHVACQNILDNKCRIALAGGATVQVPQNAGYEYKKNGIKSKDGHCKAFDANSTGFVGGNGAGIVVLKRLEEAIKDKDQVYAVIKGSAINNDGNSKVSYTAPSVKGQSEVIRKALINADINPETISYVEAHGTGTQLGDPIEVAALTKAFRAGTDKNQYCALGSVKSNIGHLDAAAGVAGLIKTALALKHKVIPPTVHFKEPNPNIDFENSPFYVNTELEKWKTDPGVPRRAGVSSFGMGGTNAHVVLEEAPEKYEETSPPKTSWQLIQWSTKTETALEMATENLEEYLKSNRNQSLADIAFTLQVGRENFKYRRYAVVSNIEDAVKAIENRKFISSHNEGVLPVTFMFPGQGTQYINMSKEIYETEDEFKEQLDYCAEQLKTLIDVDIREIIFPSSDQDDKAKDLLSQTYVTQPALFAIEYSLAKMLMNIGVNPGSMIGHSIGEYAAACISGVLSLDDALRIVSNRGRLIQSLPKGKMLAVMLDEKKLRSVIEDQLSIAVINNDNQCVVSGELQQIDRLEEKLRGMEIVTQRLETSHAFHSYMMEPILEDFRQVLKTVQFHTPSIPFISNLTGTWITDSEAMSADYWVQHLRETVRFAGGIGTILESSPCIMMEVGPGHTLSNFVNLHPSFEKQKTITCLRHSKDPKSDNQTLLQALGELWLSGHDINWDIYHKNEGCRRISLPTYPFERKRYWVEPSSTQIHYSSKMDQGLINTNNEELYIKTWKRISLKNNPIKISDKKCWIVLMDDYGVGNSICSRLEQNNQKVIKVFLNEKDNFCDNTNLSWYIDPSINQFKGMLSKLLESNIKPDILINAHNLRIIDDNHRLGNSELLMESKKSYYLMLYMVQAYENIFKNRPLKIINLTNDLYNIIGIEKINPIASTSIGLCKIIPQEIPSISCKNIDMSNDFLLNKEKIYKVLLNEIFTSSKNINVVAHRGNYLWEPSFEVYDSSIGSNGIELYEQNTYLVIGGLGKIGLTNVHFISQYMEEGKIIIIGRSKFPSQDNWDYYLSLNLNDEITKKIHLLKDVIHKRIEIVYIQSDLSDKSSISSKLSNYSQDIKGVFFAAGLSDINNYSSVLSLDNTKSEAQFKSKLDGIVTINNILNYNQLDFYIINSSISTTLGGLGFGAYNAANFFLDTYSSILRSKGFQNVITINWDSWKLDNQKDEKLLELINNSNGQELNDSKFDHNKGLEILKKVVSNFDDFIVATTSLEERITKSIRTDNNNFIEHSHKKSNGLLSEKQLIKELTNIWSEYLGLSNIRPDDNFFDVGGNSLYAVNVNNQITKEFGIELSLIDIYEFPTINSLVKKILSRNEYVEQNNSSNRIDRGMKRRLIKRRQQRRRE from the coding sequence ATGACTAATATCAATAAAGAAAAAACGTTTCTTAGAGAAGATAATATTGATAATATTGTGGGACTGACTCCTTTACAAGAAGGGTTACTTTATCATTACATAACTGATGAGTCACAATCATTATATTGCCAGTATTTCACTGTTAAATTTAAAGGGGATTTTGATGAAGATAATTTAATATCAGCCTTATACTCTATTCAAGTGAAGAATGAAGTATTACGCTCTATTTTTAAATGGGATAAATTAAATGAGCCTGTGCAAATTATCTTTAAAAGTAAACCTCTATTGATTAATATTCATAATATTGTAAATGAAAATGATGAATGTAAAGAGAGAAAAATTAAAGAGATAAAGGATAAAATATATAATGAAACTATTGATATAAAGGAGAACCCGTTGTTTTTTAATGTTATTCAAATCTCTAGAAATGAGTTTGAACTAATTCTTAGTTATCACCATATTTTGTTAGATGGTTGGAGCTTAGGAATTATATTACGGGAATTTATTGATACATATAACTCTGATAATTGTTCTTTTAAAGCCAAATCCTCTTATGTTGATTTTATAAAGTGGAGTAAGAAAAGAGATGGAATAGCTTCAAGAGATTTTTGGAAAAACTATCTTTATAATTTTGATCAAGTTACTGATATAATGCCATGTAATAATGATAAAATTCAATCATCAAGTAAAGATTTTAAAAAGGTTTCTTTTTCTTTGGATGTTGACCAAAGTAATTCTATATACACATTAATAAAAAAATTAAATGTAACTTTATCTTCCTTTTTTTACGCAATATATAGCTTAATATTAAAGAAATATAATGATACTGAAGATGTAGTTTTTGGAACTACTGTATCAGGTAGATCGGTACCAGTTAAGGATATAGAAAAAGTGGTGGGAATGCTAATCAATACAATCCCTTTAAGAGACAAAACTAAAGATTTTGAAACTATATCTAAATTGATTAGAAATTTCAATGATAATATTATAAATGTAAATGAATATGAGAACACTTCATTATCGGAAATTAAAAGCCTTAGTTCAATTGATAATAAAAAATCTTTGTTTGAATCGCTGGTGGTAGTAGAAAATTATCCACTCGAGGATATTATTACTTACAAAGAAGATGAAAATCTTTTGGAAATTCAAGATGTAGACATAAAGGAAACAAATAATTATAGTTTTACATTATATGTAGTACCTAGAAAATCTACAATTGAGCTTATAATTCAATATGATACAGTTGTATACTCAGAGGAAACAATTAATAGATTTTTAGATCATTTTTTAAATAGTATTATAAAAGTTTTTGAGAATCCAAACACTAAAATTGGACAGCTGGATATTGTAACTGAAAGAGAAAAAAATCAGTTAATTAGAAGATTTAATGATACTGTTTATGAGGATAAAATATTGCACTCTAGTATTAAAGAAATTTTTGAAGAAAAAGTTGATAAAATTCCAAATTCAACTGCTATTATCTTTAACGATGAGAAGTACACATATAATGATATCGAAATAGAAGCAAATAAAGTTGCAAACTTTTTACTTGATATTAATATTAAGAACAATGATGTTGTAGGGTTATATTTAAATAAGTCACCAAAACTAATTATAGGATTATTAGGTATTCTAAAAAGCGGAGCTGCTTTTTTACCTTTAGATCCTAAGTTACCTTCTAGAAGATTAAAATATATGTGCATTAATGGTGAAGTAAATGTAATACTTCATGACGAAGAACAGCCACTTTTCCATAATAACATGAAATCATATATTTTAGGTGATCTTAATAAAATATCTATAACTGATAATATTAAACGAAATGAAGTTAAAATAGATTCTGATGATTTATCCTATGTGATGTACACATCAGGCACTACTGGGACACCTAAAGGCGTAATGGTAACAAATCAAGCTTTAATCAATCGACTTAATTGGTTTCATAGACAATATACAATCAAAAGTGATGATGTTATTTTAAATAAGACTACTTTTACTTTTGATGTTTCTCTTTGGGAATTACTTTTGTGGTTTATGGGAGAAGCAACAGTCTGTATTTTAAATGATGGAAAAGAAAAGAGTCCTCAAGAGATAGTTAATGAAATTCAAAAGTATGGAGTAACTGTAATTCACTTTGTCCCTGCTATGTTAAATAGCTTTTTTGAATATATAGATCACAGCAAGGAAACAAAAAAATTAAGAACTTTAAAAAGAATTTGTGCTAGCGGGGAAGAGTTAAAAAAACATCATAAAAAACGCTTTAAAGAATTAATTGGGGATAAGTATAATACTGAGTTAATAAATTTGTATGGCCCAACTGAAGCTACAATTGACGTTACCCACTTTAATTGTTCTAATGCGGAAAATGATAGTGTGTATATAGGAAGGCCAATAGATAATACACAAATATATATTTTAGATAGAAATCAACAAATTCAGCCTGTTAATATTTATGGAGAGATTTATATATCTGGTCTTCCTCTGTCTAAAGGTTATATTAATAATACGAAGTTAACGATTGATAGCTTTCTTGATCATCCATTCATTAAAAATTCAAAAATTTATAGATCTGGTGACAGAGGTAGAATATTGCCAGATGGAAATATAGAATATAAAGGCAGAATAGATAACCAGTTAAAAGTTAGAGGCTTCAGAATAGAAATGTCAGAAATTGAGCAAGCATTATTCGAAAATGAAAAAATAAAAGAAGCTGTTGTTTTGAATAAAACTGATTTAGAAAATAATAAATATATAGCCGCATATCTTGTTTTTGATCAAGATATTAGTTTACAAGAGTTAAAAAATACTTTGGAGAGTAAGTTGCCAGATTACATGATTCCTTCAGAATTTTATCAAGTTCTTGAAATACCCTTAAAGTCGAATGGAAAAATAGATGAAGAAAATTTAAAATCAAATAGTAAAGAAAAAATGAAATTAGAAAAATGCTCAAGTACTAGATTTGAATATGAAACAATTGAAGGCAAAGTTAAATTAGTTTGGTGTGAATTACTTCAAACAAGCGATATTAATCTGTATGATAATTTTTTCGATGTAGGTGGTAACTCATTACTGCTAACGAAGTATCAATTAAAAATAGAAAAGCATTTAAAATTAAAACTTTCGATTTTAGATCTATTGAAATATCCTACAATCAGCTCTATTGCAGAGTTTATAAAGAATGAATTAGGAAATAAATCTCTAAAGGAAAGTGAAAGTCCTCATTTAACGGAGTATAAGTATGAAGCAACTAATGATATAGCTATTATTGGCATTGGTGCTAGATTGCCTGACAATTTGGATTTAGAAGAATTTTGGAAGTCATTAATAAAGGGTAAGGAAAGCGTTACATTTTTTGATAATACCAATATTAAGGAGAAGGAAAACTATGTAAAAGCTCATGCTAAATTAAAAGACATTGATTTATTTGATGCAAATTTTTTTGGATTAAATCCTAGAGAAGCTGAATTGCTAGATCCTCAGCAAAGGTTACTCTTGGAGTGTTCTTTTGAAGCACTAGAAGATGCGGGTTATAGAACCTTGATTAATAATAATATTGGTATATTTGGTGGTGTAAGTTATAACACTTACTTTATTAATAATATATTAAAATCAAACAGGAATTTTGATAAATATTCAGTGTATCTATCTAATGGAAACGATTTTTCTTCCACAAGAGCAGCATATTTATTAAATTTGAACGGTCCGAGCGTAAATATTCAAACTGCATGTTCAACTTCACTAGTTTCATTACATGTAGCTTGTCAAAATATACTTGATAATAAATGTAGAATAGCATTAGCTGGAGGGGCTACTGTACAAGTTCCGCAGAACGCAGGATATGAATATAAGAAAAATGGGATAAAGTCAAAAGATGGGCATTGTAAAGCTTTTGACGCTAATTCAACTGGATTTGTAGGCGGCAATGGAGCTGGTATTGTTGTTTTAAAACGTTTAGAAGAAGCTATAAAGGATAAAGATCAAGTTTATGCGGTTATAAAAGGTTCGGCTATAAATAATGATGGGAATTCTAAGGTTAGTTATACTGCCCCTAGTGTAAAAGGTCAGTCTGAGGTTATAAGAAAAGCTTTAATTAATGCTGATATAAATCCAGAAACAATTTCCTATGTCGAAGCACATGGTACTGGAACACAACTTGGTGATCCTATAGAAGTTGCTGCACTTACTAAAGCTTTTAGAGCTGGCACAGATAAGAATCAATATTGCGCACTAGGCTCAGTAAAATCTAACATAGGGCATTTAGATGCTGCTGCAGGAGTTGCAGGTTTAATCAAAACTGCTTTGGCATTGAAGCATAAAGTAATTCCGCCAACTGTCCATTTTAAGGAACCTAATCCTAATATAGATTTTGAAAACAGCCCTTTTTATGTGAATACAGAGTTGGAAAAATGGAAAACTGATCCAGGAGTCCCCAGGAGAGCCGGGGTGAGTTCATTTGGAATGGGGGGCACGAATGCTCATGTAGTATTAGAAGAAGCTCCTGAAAAGTATGAGGAGACTTCGCCTCCAAAAACCTCTTGGCAATTAATTCAATGGTCAACTAAAACGGAAACAGCTTTGGAAATGGCAACTGAAAATCTTGAAGAGTATTTAAAGAGTAACCGAAATCAAAGTTTAGCTGATATAGCATTTACTCTACAGGTTGGAAGAGAGAACTTTAAATATAGACGCTATGCGGTTGTGAGTAATATAGAAGACGCGGTAAAAGCAATTGAAAATAGAAAATTTATAAGCAGTCATAATGAAGGCGTTTTACCAGTTACTTTTATGTTCCCTGGACAAGGTACTCAATATATTAATATGTCAAAAGAGATCTATGAAACTGAAGATGAGTTCAAAGAGCAATTAGACTATTGTGCGGAACAGTTAAAAACACTAATTGATGTGGATATTAGAGAAATCATATTTCCGTCGTCTGATCAAGATGATAAAGCAAAAGATCTTTTATCGCAAACCTATGTAACGCAACCGGCATTATTCGCTATTGAATATAGCTTGGCTAAAATGTTGATGAATATAGGAGTTAATCCAGGATCTATGATTGGACATAGCATTGGAGAGTATGCAGCTGCATGTATTAGTGGAGTTCTCTCTTTAGATGATGCTTTACGAATTGTTTCAAATAGGGGCCGTCTCATTCAAAGTTTACCTAAGGGGAAGATGTTAGCAGTGATGTTGGACGAGAAAAAGCTTCGTTCAGTAATTGAGGATCAGTTAAGCATTGCAGTTATTAATAATGATAATCAGTGTGTAGTATCTGGAGAGTTGCAGCAGATTGATAGATTAGAGGAAAAGTTAAGAGGTATGGAAATAGTTACACAAAGACTAGAAACATCGCATGCTTTTCATTCTTATATGATGGAGCCAATATTAGAAGACTTTAGACAGGTACTTAAGACAGTTCAATTTCATACACCAAGTATTCCTTTTATTTCAAATCTAACAGGAACATGGATAACTGATAGTGAAGCAATGAGTGCAGATTACTGGGTTCAACATCTTCGTGAAACCGTAAGGTTTGCCGGAGGAATCGGAACGATATTAGAAAGTTCGCCATGTATAATGATGGAAGTTGGTCCAGGACATACTTTAAGTAATTTTGTCAATTTGCATCCTAGTTTTGAAAAACAAAAGACTATAACCTGTCTTCGACATTCAAAAGATCCGAAATCTGATAATCAGACTTTACTGCAAGCCCTGGGTGAGTTGTGGTTAAGTGGCCATGATATAAATTGGGATATATATCATAAAAATGAAGGATGTAGAAGGATATCTCTTCCAACATATCCGTTTGAACGAAAAAGGTATTGGGTTGAACCAAGTAGTACTCAAATTCATTATTCAAGCAAAATGGATCAGGGTCTGATAAATACAAATAATGAAGAGTTATATATAAAAACTTGGAAAAGGATTTCGCTTAAAAATAATCCAATAAAAATAAGCGATAAAAAATGTTGGATTGTTTTAATGGATGATTATGGTGTTGGAAATAGTATTTGTAGTCGTTTAGAACAAAACAATCAAAAAGTTATAAAAGTTTTTTTAAACGAAAAGGATAATTTTTGTGATAATACAAATCTTTCTTGGTATATTGATCCTTCTATCAATCAATTTAAAGGTATGTTATCAAAACTTTTAGAGTCCAACATTAAACCAGATATTTTAATAAATGCGCATAATTTACGCATAATAGATGATAATCATCGCTTGGGTAATTCGGAATTATTGATGGAATCGAAAAAATCATATTATTTAATGTTATATATGGTTCAGGCTTATGAAAATATATTTAAGAATCGTCCTTTAAAGATTATTAATTTAACAAATGATTTATACAATATTATTGGAATAGAAAAAATAAATCCCATTGCTTCTACAAGTATCGGGTTGTGTAAGATTATTCCACAAGAAATACCATCGATATCTTGTAAAAATATTGATATGAGCAATGACTTCTTATTAAATAAAGAAAAAATATATAAGGTATTATTAAATGAAATTTTTACTTCTTCGAAAAACATTAATGTTGTAGCTCATAGAGGGAATTATCTTTGGGAGCCAAGCTTTGAAGTCTATGATTCCTCTATAGGAAGTAACGGTATAGAATTGTATGAACAAAATACGTATTTGGTTATTGGAGGTTTAGGGAAGATAGGTCTTACAAATGTACATTTTATTTCTCAATATATGGAAGAAGGTAAAATTATTATTATTGGGAGATCAAAATTTCCTTCTCAAGATAACTGGGATTATTACCTCTCATTGAATTTGAATGACGAAATTACAAAAAAAATACACTTGTTAAAAGATGTTATTCATAAAAGAATAGAAATAGTTTATATACAATCTGATTTAAGTGATAAAAGTTCAATTTCTAGTAAACTTTCGAATTATAGTCAAGATATCAAAGGTGTATTTTTTGCAGCGGGATTATCTGATATAAATAACTACAGTTCTGTATTATCTTTAGATAATACAAAATCTGAAGCTCAGTTTAAATCAAAATTGGATGGTATCGTGACAATTAATAATATTTTGAACTACAATCAATTAGATTTTTATATTATCAACTCTTCTATTTCTACTACGCTTGGAGGCCTAGGATTTGGCGCATATAATGCTGCAAACTTTTTTCTTGATACCTATTCTTCAATTTTAAGAAGTAAAGGCTTTCAAAATGTTATCACTATAAATTGGGATAGTTGGAAATTAGACAACCAAAAGGATGAAAAGTTACTCGAGTTAATTAACAATAGTAATGGTCAAGAACTAAATGATTCTAAATTTGATCATAATAAAGGGCTCGAAATATTAAAAAAAGTTGTATCTAATTTCGATGATTTTATAGTTGCAACTACTTCATTAGAGGAAAGAATAACTAAAAGTATTAGAACAGATAATAATAATTTTATTGAACATTCTCATAAAAAATCAAATGGACTATTGTCTGAGAAGCAATTAATTAAAGAATTAACTAATATATGGTCAGAATATTTAGGATTATCAAATATTAGACCGGATGATAACTTCTTTGATGTAGGTGGGAATTCACTATACGCAGTCAATGTAAATAATCAAATTACCAAAGAGTTTGGAATAGAGTTATCTCTTATTGATATTTATGAATTTCCAACTATCAACTCATTAGTAAAGAAAATTTTAAGTAGAAATGAATATGTTGAGCAAAATAATTCTTCTAACAGAATTGATAGAGGAATGAAACGACGACTTATTAAACGGAGGCAACAAAGGAGAAGAGAATGA
- a CDS encoding DinB family protein — MYTTENLINDFENFNLYVSSLKTIEENLFFEPIAEGKWSTAETISHISFWDRYIREETLPRMKLNAVIESIDFETLNKQAAKYALSGVSQQHLLQKKLEERTRLVSELKKRSEKEFFAKFILNGEEIDKYSGYPHTIFNYIAGFQWHDNHHKQQIDGFLKKRVEFRTYNNSNIEK; from the coding sequence ATGTACACGACAGAAAACCTAATTAATGATTTTGAAAATTTTAACCTCTATGTCAGTTCATTGAAGACAATTGAGGAAAATCTTTTTTTTGAGCCAATTGCAGAAGGCAAATGGTCTACAGCGGAGACTATCAGTCATATATCATTTTGGGATAGGTACATTCGAGAGGAAACGTTGCCAAGAATGAAACTTAACGCTGTCATCGAAAGTATTGATTTTGAAACGTTAAATAAGCAAGCAGCAAAATACGCGTTATCTGGCGTATCCCAACAACATTTGCTTCAAAAAAAACTTGAGGAAAGAACTAGGCTTGTATCTGAGTTAAAAAAAAGGAGTGAAAAGGAGTTTTTTGCAAAATTTATACTGAATGGAGAAGAGATCGACAAGTATTCAGGTTACCCGCATACCATTTTTAATTATATAGCAGGATTTCAATGGCATGATAATCACCATAAACAGCAAATTGATGGTTTTTTGAAAAAAAGAGTGGAGTTTAGGACTTATAATAACAGCAATATCGAAAAGTAA
- a CDS encoding YolD-like family protein: MDEHQLEHNGYELLQAAKENKRVWIKYFKDHDFHEIIGYVEPLGLEDTIIKCNNEDGTTSIHYKWLIHVDMQ, translated from the coding sequence TTGGATGAGCATCAATTAGAACATAATGGTTACGAGTTACTGCAGGCTGCTAAAGAAAATAAGCGAGTATGGATTAAATATTTTAAAGATCATGATTTTCATGAAATTATAGGATATGTAGAACCACTTGGATTAGAGGATACCATTATCAAATGTAATAATGAAGATGGTACTACTAGTATTCATTATAAATGGCTAATACATGTCGATATGCAATAA
- a CDS encoding thioesterase II family protein, giving the protein MGVICLFAFPSAGSSKVMYKGFEKYLNDQIDFIPLEFAGRGERVKDDFFKNMDEVIEDLLPRIEYKSKNMPFAFLGHSLGALIAYYLALKLQDNNLTSPRHLFLSGRKNPVVSKKESLYHKLRPYEMKDLLLKLGGTPKELLDDDNFLGFILPIIKADFQLLSQFNISYFKKKKLNCDITVLNGEDDNLIKEKIDWNYATNSTCDYFLFNGGHFFINDFKKEIADIIKSKIL; this is encoded by the coding sequence ATGGGAGTTATATGTTTGTTTGCGTTTCCTTCTGCTGGCTCTTCAAAGGTAATGTATAAAGGATTTGAAAAATATTTAAACGATCAAATTGACTTTATTCCACTTGAATTTGCTGGAAGAGGAGAAAGAGTGAAAGATGATTTTTTTAAAAATATGGATGAAGTGATTGAAGATTTATTACCTAGAATTGAATATAAATCAAAGAATATGCCATTTGCTTTTTTAGGTCATAGTTTAGGAGCTTTAATAGCGTACTATTTAGCTCTTAAATTACAAGATAACAATTTAACAAGTCCACGCCATCTATTTCTTTCTGGTAGAAAAAACCCTGTAGTATCAAAAAAAGAATCACTATACCATAAGTTGAGACCATATGAAATGAAAGATTTGCTACTTAAATTAGGCGGGACTCCAAAAGAGCTACTGGATGATGATAATTTTTTGGGATTTATTCTCCCTATAATTAAAGCAGACTTTCAGTTACTTTCACAATTTAACATTTCATATTTTAAAAAGAAAAAATTAAACTGTGATATTACTGTTTTAAATGGTGAAGATGATAATCTTATTAAGGAAAAAATAGATTGGAATTATGCAACAAATTCTACCTGTGATTATTTTTTGTTTAATGGGGGTCATTTTTTTATAAATGACTTTAAAAAGGAAATTGCAGATATTATTAAATCTAAAATTTTGTAA